The Rhinoderma darwinii isolate aRhiDar2 chromosome 11, aRhiDar2.hap1, whole genome shotgun sequence genome window below encodes:
- the LOC142663048 gene encoding histone H2B 1.1, with the protein MPEPAKSAPAPKKGSKKAVTKTQKKDGKKRRKSRKESYAIYVYKVLKQVHPDTGISSKAMGIMNSFVNDIFERIAGEASRLAHYNKRSTITSREIQTAVRLLLPGELAKHAVSEGTKAVTKYTSAK; encoded by the coding sequence ATGCCTGAGCCCGCCAAGTCTGCCCCGGCGCCCAAGAAGGGCTCCAAGAAAGCCGTGACCAAGACACAGAAGAAGGACGGCAAGAAGCGGAGAAAGAGCAGGAAGGAGAGTTACGCCATTTACGTGTACAAGGTGCTCAAGCAGGTCCACCCTGACACCGGCATCTCGTCCAAGGCTATGGGCATCATGAACtccttcgtcaatgacatcttcgagCGCATCGCAGGGGAAGCCTCCCGCCTGGCTCACTACAACAAGCGCTCCACCATCACCTCCCGGGAGATCCAGACTGCCGTGCGCCTGCTGCTGCCTGGAGAGCTGGCCAAGCACGCCGTGTCCGAGGGCACCAAAGCCGTCACCAAGTACACCAGCGCAAAGTAA
- the LOC142663376 gene encoding histone H2A type 1-like, with protein sequence MSGRGKQGGKVRAKAKTRSSRAGLQFPVGRVHRLLRKGNYAQRVGAGAPVYMAAVLEYLTAEILELAGNAARDNKKTRIIPRHLQLAVRNDEELNKLLGGVTIAQGGVLPNIQAVLLPKKTESSKSAKSK encoded by the coding sequence ATGTCTGGAAGAGGAAAGCAAGGAGGCAAAGTGCGGGCTAAAGCCAAGACCCGCTCATCCCGGGCAGGACTTCAGTTTCCTGtcggtcgtgtgcacagacttCTCCGCAAGGGCAACTACGCTCAGAGGGTGGGTGCCGGCGCTCCGGTTTACATGGCCGCTGTGCTGGAATATCTGACCGCTGAGATCCTGGAACTGGCCGGAAATGCCGCCCGGGACAACAAGAAGACCCGAATCATCCCCCGTCACCTGCAGTTGGCCGTGCGCAATGACGAGGAGCTCAACAAGCTGCTGGGTGGTGTGACCATCGCTCAGGGAGGCGTCCTGCCCAACATCCAGGCCGTTCTGCTGCCCAAGAAGACCGAGAGCAGCAAAAGCGCTAAGAGCAAGTGA